Proteins encoded together in one Xiphophorus maculatus strain JP 163 A chromosome 13, X_maculatus-5.0-male, whole genome shotgun sequence window:
- the tmem170b gene encoding transmembrane protein 170B, translated as MPPSKAKFSYPIKRAANPGDGGGGGTMSRDYSVNLSVQQVLSLWVHGATLKDFTEMWYWVFLWCLFSSLFVHGAGGLLMLVMLQRHRWGRLITLVLVSVGFLASLSGAVITSAAVAGVYRVAGKGMAPLEALVFGAGQTSLSIIISFSRILATL; from the exons ATGCCTCCGTCCAAAGCCAAGTTCAGCTATCCGATAAAGAGGGCTGCCAACCCGGGcgacggcggcggcggcggaaCCATGAGCCGGGATTATTCCGTGAACCTGTCGGTGCAGCAGGTGCTGAGCCTCTGGGTCCACGGCGCCACCCTGAAAGACTTCACAG agATGTGGTACTGGGTCTTCCTGTGGTGTCTGTTCTCCTCGCTGTTCGTCCACGGCGCCGGCGGTCTGCTGATGTTGGTCATGCTGCAGCGCCACAGGTGGGGCCGCCTCATCACGCTGGTTCTGGTCAGCGTCGGCTTCCTGGCCTCCCTCTCTGGAGCCGTCATCACAA GCGCGGCGGTGGCCGGTGTGTACCGCGTGGCGGGGAAGGGCATGGCGCCGCTGGAGGCTCTGGTGTTCGGCGCGGGCCAGACCTCGCTCTCCATCATCATCTCCTTCTCCCGCATCCTGGCCACGCTGTGA